One part of the Salinivirga cyanobacteriivorans genome encodes these proteins:
- a CDS encoding YicC/YloC family endoribonuclease, translating into MMYSMTGYGRVVKDIPGKKITIEVKALNSKQFDLSVRVPSYYREKELEIRNKIAQKLFRGKIDFSMYVELIDEKTNSSINEPVYKAYYQQLSRVYESMGINMPHEAVAEILRLPDVLSAVHDELDPEEWKEIEKIVGEALEQCNQYRLQEGEAMYHDLKGRIDTIQQLLTEIAPVEQNRIKQIKTRIRNKLDEFIDPEKVDENRFEQELVHFLDKLDVNEEMVRLDNHCSYFLKTMEEEGAVGKKLGFITQEIGREINTLGSKANDAQMQKLVVRMKDQLEKIKEQALNIL; encoded by the coding sequence ATGATGTATTCAATGACTGGTTACGGGCGTGTTGTGAAGGATATACCCGGCAAAAAAATTACAATTGAAGTCAAAGCGCTTAACAGCAAACAATTTGATTTGAGTGTTCGCGTGCCCAGTTATTACCGCGAGAAGGAGCTGGAAATTAGAAATAAAATTGCACAGAAGCTTTTCAGAGGAAAAATTGATTTTTCAATGTACGTGGAACTTATTGATGAAAAAACGAACAGCTCAATCAATGAACCCGTGTACAAAGCCTACTATCAGCAACTCTCGAGAGTTTACGAAAGTATGGGTATAAATATGCCACATGAAGCTGTTGCAGAAATCCTGCGGTTACCCGATGTTTTATCTGCTGTGCATGACGAACTGGACCCTGAAGAATGGAAAGAAATTGAAAAAATTGTTGGGGAAGCTTTGGAGCAATGTAATCAGTACCGGTTGCAAGAGGGCGAGGCCATGTACCATGACCTTAAAGGACGCATTGATACAATTCAACAGTTGCTTACAGAAATCGCACCAGTAGAGCAGAATCGTATTAAGCAAATTAAAACACGCATTCGTAACAAGCTTGATGAATTTATTGACCCCGAAAAAGTTGATGAAAATCGATTCGAACAGGAACTTGTGCATTTCCTTGATAAACTCGACGTAAACGAAGAGATGGTAAGGCTCGATAACCATTGTAGTTACTTTTTAAAAACAATGGAGGAAGAAGGCGCTGTTGGTAAAAAGCTTGGATTTATCACCCAGGAAATAGGCCGCGAAATTAACACATTGGGATCAAAGGCAAATGATGCCCAGATGCAAAAACTGGTCGTACGAATGAAAGACCAACTTGAAAAAATTAAAGAACAGGCGCTGAACATACTCTAA
- the gmk gene encoding guanylate kinase, whose protein sequence is MKKGKLLIISAPSGSGKSTLVKFLMNELTNLEFSISATSRKPRGNEKHKTDYYFLSVDDFKNKIAKKDFVEWEEVYKGRFYGTLKSEVNRIRESGKTVVFDVDVIGGLNIKKLYGDEALALFIKPPSIDELKNRLKKRGTDETDEIEKRIAKAEEEMSYAPKFDRIIINDDLNKAQKEILDAVKSFLK, encoded by the coding sequence ATGAAAAAAGGCAAACTCCTGATTATTTCTGCACCTTCTGGTAGTGGCAAGAGTACATTGGTAAAATTTTTAATGAATGAACTTACCAATCTTGAATTCTCCATATCGGCTACCAGCCGTAAACCACGCGGCAACGAAAAACATAAAACAGATTACTATTTTTTATCTGTTGATGATTTCAAAAATAAAATCGCCAAAAAAGATTTTGTAGAATGGGAAGAGGTTTATAAAGGAAGATTCTATGGCACACTAAAATCTGAAGTCAACCGTATAAGAGAATCGGGAAAAACCGTCGTATTTGATGTAGATGTGATAGGTGGCCTTAACATAAAAAAACTATATGGTGATGAGGCCCTGGCATTGTTTATTAAACCACCATCGATTGATGAGCTAAAAAACCGGCTCAAAAAGCGCGGAACAGACGAAACAGATGAAATTGAAAAACGTATAGCAAAAGCTGAAGAAGAAATGAGCTATGCTCCAAAATTCGATCGTATCATTATAAACGATGATTTGAATAAAGCACAAAAGGAGATTCTTGACGCAGTGAAATCATTTTTAAAATGA
- the nadD gene encoding nicotinate (nicotinamide) nucleotide adenylyltransferase, with the protein MNNTYSNITGLFFGSFNPIHIGHMALANYMIEYSSMKELWFIVSPQSPFKTNTSMLDNYARLELVHRAIGDDERFKVSDIEFHMPVPSYTIDSLTYLSEKYPKKHFALIIGADNLFHFHKWKNYKLLQEKYSIFVYPRRGFPKEQCPQFPNLHWIEAPIIEISSSFIRKSIAHKKDMRYFLPQNVWEYIDEMNFYR; encoded by the coding sequence ATGAATAATACGTACTCCAATATCACAGGTCTTTTTTTCGGGTCGTTTAATCCTATTCATATCGGACACATGGCCCTGGCAAATTACATGATTGAATACAGCAGTATGAAAGAGTTGTGGTTCATCGTATCGCCACAATCTCCTTTTAAGACCAACACAAGCATGTTGGACAATTACGCACGGCTGGAACTCGTGCACAGGGCAATAGGAGATGATGAGCGCTTTAAGGTTTCAGATATTGAATTCCATATGCCCGTCCCCTCCTACACCATTGATAGTTTGACCTATTTGAGTGAAAAATATCCCAAAAAACACTTTGCACTCATTATTGGAGCCGACAACCTGTTTCATTTTCATAAATGGAAAAACTATAAGCTTTTGCAGGAGAAATACAGTATTTTCGTTTATCCCCGGAGAGGGTTTCCCAAAGAACAATGCCCGCAATTTCCTAATCTGCATTGGATTGAGGCACCTATCATTGAAATTTCGTCAAGTTTTATACGTAAATCAATAGCACACAAAAAAGATATGCGTTACTTTTTGCCCCAAAATGTTTGGGAATATATTGATGAAATGAACTTTTACCGGTAA
- a CDS encoding DUF308 domain-containing protein — MFYTTNNSPNRALQILLSILWIVLGIWILSEPSRAMVSIIRFVGVAMIVSAVMVFIFSRQNSNIMLQRLQTGGALVNLALGLVFLISPQVIVSFFLIIVGLLLLLIGIMGASQSYRLQGTFLSFAFLRNVLLVLIGLLMLLDPFDSASAITWMIGLAAIVFGVFNLTSRLSK, encoded by the coding sequence ATGTTTTATACAACCAACAATTCGCCAAATCGTGCATTACAAATACTGCTAAGCATTTTATGGATCGTACTTGGAATCTGGATATTAAGTGAACCATCAAGAGCCATGGTTTCCATCATTCGATTTGTTGGTGTAGCCATGATAGTATCGGCTGTAATGGTTTTTATTTTTTCAAGGCAAAACAGCAATATAATGCTTCAACGATTGCAAACAGGAGGAGCTTTGGTAAACCTGGCTTTGGGACTGGTATTCCTGATCAGCCCGCAGGTTATTGTTAGCTTTTTCCTAATAATTGTCGGTTTGTTGTTACTCCTGATAGGTATTATGGGTGCATCGCAAAGTTACAGACTACAAGGTACTTTTCTAAGCTTTGCCTTTCTCCGTAATGTTTTGTTGGTATTAATCGGACTGCTAATGCTACTCGATCCGTTTGATAGCGCAAGTGCCATCACCTGGATGATTGGATTGGCTGCAATTGTTTTCGGAGTTTTTAACCTTACCTCCAGGCTTAGCAAATAA
- the gyrB gene encoding DNA topoisomerase (ATP-hydrolyzing) subunit B yields the protein MTEQERIKKGQEDYSAESIQVLEGLEAVRMRPAMYIGDVSEKGLHHLVYEVVDNSIDEALAGYCDFIEVTIHKDNAITVRDNGRGIPVTKHAKENKSALEVVMTVLHAGGKFNKDSYKVSGGLHGVGVSCVNALSTNLKAEIHREGQIWSQEYKIGVPQQEVKAVGETEKSGTIITFKPDDSIFIITEYKYEILSARLRELAFLNAGIHLKLVDERETDENGEFKSSDFYSDSGLPEFVQFLDNTRDKLINDIIHITTEKNGVPVEVAMQYNSSFNENIHSYVNNINTIEGGTHLTGFRRGLTRTLKNYAVDSGMLDKLKFEIAGDDFREGLTAVVSVKVAEPQFEGQTKTKLGNSEVSLAVDQAVSEMLANYLEENPKDAKTIVNKVVVAAQARHAARKAREMVQRKSAMTGAGLPGKLADCSARDPEKAEIFLVEGDSAGGTAKQGRSRHFQAILPLRGKILNVEKAMQHKVFENDEIKNIFTALGVTIGTEEDTKELNLDKIRYHKVIIMCDADVDGSHIATLIMTFFFRYMKELIKRGYLYIATPPLYLLRKGKNVQYAWNEEERAEFAEKYGDGSESNIHIQRYKGLGEMNSEQLWETTMDPEFRKLRQVTIENAAEADHIFAMLMGDDVPPRREFIQSHAKYANIDA from the coding sequence ATGACCGAGCAGGAAAGAATAAAAAAAGGACAGGAAGATTACTCTGCAGAGAGTATTCAGGTCCTCGAAGGATTAGAAGCAGTGCGAATGCGCCCTGCAATGTATATTGGCGATGTAAGTGAAAAAGGTTTACACCATCTGGTATACGAGGTAGTCGATAACTCCATTGATGAGGCCCTTGCAGGATATTGCGACTTTATTGAAGTTACCATACACAAGGACAATGCAATTACAGTGCGCGATAACGGTAGGGGTATTCCGGTTACCAAACATGCCAAAGAGAATAAATCGGCGCTTGAGGTGGTAATGACTGTATTACACGCTGGTGGTAAGTTTAATAAAGACTCTTATAAAGTTTCTGGTGGATTGCACGGTGTAGGTGTATCCTGTGTAAATGCATTGTCAACTAATCTCAAAGCAGAAATCCACAGAGAAGGCCAGATTTGGTCGCAAGAATATAAAATAGGCGTTCCGCAACAAGAGGTTAAAGCTGTCGGAGAAACAGAAAAATCCGGAACAATCATTACATTTAAGCCTGACGACAGTATTTTTATTATTACTGAATATAAATATGAAATTTTATCGGCTCGCTTGCGCGAACTTGCTTTTCTTAACGCAGGTATACACTTAAAACTAGTCGATGAACGTGAAACAGATGAGAATGGCGAGTTTAAATCAAGTGATTTCTACTCTGATTCGGGTCTGCCGGAATTCGTACAGTTTCTCGATAATACAAGGGATAAGTTAATTAACGATATTATCCATATCACCACAGAGAAAAATGGGGTACCTGTTGAAGTCGCCATGCAATACAACAGCTCATTTAATGAAAATATTCATAGCTATGTGAATAATATCAATACAATTGAAGGTGGTACACACTTAACCGGTTTTCGCAGAGGGTTGACCCGAACCCTGAAAAATTATGCGGTAGACTCCGGGATGCTTGATAAGTTGAAGTTTGAAATTGCAGGAGATGATTTTCGTGAGGGCTTAACTGCGGTTGTTTCAGTAAAAGTAGCAGAACCACAGTTCGAAGGTCAGACAAAAACAAAATTGGGTAACTCTGAAGTAAGCCTGGCTGTTGATCAGGCTGTAAGTGAAATGCTTGCCAACTATTTGGAAGAGAACCCAAAGGATGCTAAAACTATTGTAAATAAAGTAGTTGTTGCCGCCCAGGCCCGCCACGCCGCTCGCAAAGCTCGTGAAATGGTTCAGCGTAAATCTGCTATGACTGGGGCCGGGTTGCCGGGTAAACTAGCCGACTGTTCAGCCAGAGATCCGGAGAAAGCTGAAATTTTCCTCGTTGAGGGTGATTCTGCAGGTGGTACAGCAAAGCAGGGCCGCTCTCGCCATTTTCAGGCTATCTTGCCCCTGAGAGGTAAAATCCTCAACGTTGAAAAAGCTATGCAGCATAAAGTATTTGAAAACGATGAGATTAAAAATATCTTTACTGCGCTTGGTGTAACTATAGGTACAGAGGAAGATACAAAAGAGTTGAACCTCGATAAAATCAGGTATCATAAAGTTATCATTATGTGTGATGCCGACGTAGATGGTAGTCATATCGCTACTTTGATCATGACATTCTTTTTCCGCTATATGAAAGAGCTTATCAAACGGGGCTATTTGTATATTGCCACTCCACCACTTTATTTGTTGCGTAAGGGTAAAAATGTACAATATGCATGGAACGAAGAGGAGCGAGCCGAATTTGCCGAAAAATATGGCGATGGAAGCGAATCTAATATTCATATTCAGCGTTACAAAGGTTTGGGTGAGATGAATAGTGAGCAGCTGTGGGAAACTACAATGGATCCGGAATTCAGAAAGCTGCGCCAGGTTACAATTGAAAATGCAGCCGAAGCAGATCACATTTTTGCCATGCTGATGGGTGACGATGTGCCACCCAGACGTGAGTTTATTCAGTCACATGCCAAATATGCCAATATCGACGCTTAA
- a CDS encoding tetratricopeptide repeat protein has translation MIIRYFQIFAILVVLSLCGQRVSAQVPHDQPTAEQKLMKGIELFEKELYGSAIQLFDEIVLYHKRVGFNDISADAEFYAAISALQLDNQDAEYRIVNFIKRNPESPRIQRACFFMGQYKYDEQEWESAVYWFGRVERYRLERQERSEYYFKQGYAWLMLEEEEKANKLFYELLDFPESDYYGPGVYYYSHIEYTRGNYETALKGFKALKEDPTFSPIVPYYMAHIYFLQQKYDKVISYVPTIINEVTPKRKAEMQRMLGNAWFKQANYDSARVYLEKYKESTDNFKRYDLYQLAYSYYQTGAYEKAANNFSLITSKQDSLSQNANYHMAASYLKQGDKKNAHLAFGSASRMSFNDKIKEDALFNYAKLTYELSFAPFDETIRIFHSYLDQYDNSDRSDMIYNYLVDVYMTSKNYRRALESIDKIKQKNRQVTNALQKVAFYRGIELYNNLKYADAIAMFDKSLGAGGNDAQLISLARYWKAECLFREKKYDQAIQHYKQYLTTPGAYSTSYYNLTNYNVAYSFFKQAEYNAASIWFRKYIDNADSAITRILYDATVRLGDSYFVQRKYNQALLAYKDATKIPVEENDYAIFQQGFTAGVLHNYKQKIDVLIPLTTRESSLLADDALFETGQAYIQLNKPAQGIAQFEKLIREYPRSNYMKKSHLQAGLMYFNMGDNEKAADHFKYLIEHHKGSDEYGEALVALKNIYLDQNKVDEYFSYAKKLNINISSNEQDSLLYLSAEKAYLNGEAEHSRELFNEYLTRFADGQFTLKAHFYLAQSLFNDENLDKAIPHYKYVIKQPLNSFTETALYNLATIYRDKSNASKAWEYYSRLEPIASNKRMLMESRVGQMRAAIKLEDYKKVEKAASQILITEKLPEEIAREARFNKARALEKLGRNTEALVQYRLVAQNLQTPQGAESKYAVARLEYEAGKTALAENEIQNFIKNGTPHQYWLGKSFLLLARIYQESGKAFQAKAYLQSIIDNYAIKDDGIIKEAEERLAEITTSEDVKFETGKDADLELEFDRNSKVDTTQLK, from the coding sequence ATGATCATACGATATTTTCAAATTTTCGCAATTTTGGTGGTTTTAAGTTTATGTGGCCAGCGTGTAAGTGCTCAGGTTCCGCATGACCAACCAACCGCCGAGCAAAAATTAATGAAGGGGATTGAGCTCTTTGAAAAGGAACTATACGGTTCTGCAATACAATTATTTGATGAAATTGTATTGTATCACAAAAGAGTTGGTTTTAATGATATTTCGGCCGATGCAGAATTTTATGCTGCCATAAGTGCACTGCAGCTCGATAATCAGGATGCTGAGTACAGAATTGTTAACTTTATAAAACGCAATCCCGAGAGTCCTCGCATACAACGTGCGTGTTTCTTTATGGGCCAGTACAAATATGATGAGCAGGAATGGGAATCTGCAGTTTACTGGTTTGGACGTGTTGAGCGTTACCGGCTCGAACGGCAGGAGCGAAGCGAATACTATTTTAAACAGGGATATGCCTGGTTAATGCTTGAGGAAGAAGAGAAAGCCAACAAATTGTTTTATGAATTGCTCGATTTTCCTGAAAGCGATTATTATGGGCCGGGTGTTTATTATTATTCTCACATTGAATATACCCGTGGAAATTATGAAACTGCCCTAAAAGGCTTCAAGGCATTGAAGGAAGACCCAACTTTTTCGCCTATTGTGCCCTATTACATGGCACATATTTATTTTTTGCAACAGAAATATGACAAGGTCATTAGTTACGTGCCCACAATCATTAATGAAGTAACACCGAAGCGTAAAGCCGAAATGCAACGCATGCTGGGTAATGCATGGTTTAAGCAAGCCAATTATGACAGTGCCCGTGTATACCTTGAGAAATACAAAGAATCAACTGATAATTTTAAACGGTACGATTTGTATCAATTGGCTTACTCGTATTATCAAACTGGAGCATACGAAAAAGCGGCAAATAATTTTAGTTTAATCACCAGTAAGCAGGATAGTTTGTCGCAAAATGCTAATTACCACATGGCAGCCAGCTACCTGAAACAGGGCGATAAAAAAAATGCACATTTGGCATTTGGTAGTGCTTCACGCATGTCGTTTAACGATAAAATAAAAGAAGACGCACTTTTTAATTACGCTAAATTAACCTACGAACTCTCATTTGCACCATTTGATGAAACCATTCGCATTTTTCATAGTTACCTCGACCAGTATGATAATAGCGACCGCAGTGATATGATTTATAATTATTTGGTTGATGTATACATGACCAGTAAAAATTATCGCAGAGCACTGGAATCTATTGATAAGATTAAACAAAAGAACCGGCAGGTGACCAATGCCTTACAAAAAGTAGCATTTTACAGGGGTATTGAGCTCTACAACAATCTCAAATATGCCGATGCTATAGCAATGTTCGATAAGTCACTGGGAGCAGGGGGCAATGATGCACAGTTAATTTCTTTAGCCCGTTACTGGAAGGCCGAGTGTCTTTTCCGTGAGAAAAAATATGATCAGGCTATTCAGCATTATAAGCAGTATTTAACCACTCCCGGGGCTTATAGTACTTCGTACTACAATCTTACAAATTATAATGTGGCCTATTCTTTCTTTAAACAAGCTGAATATAACGCGGCTTCAATATGGTTCAGGAAATACATTGATAATGCAGATAGCGCCATTACGAGAATATTATACGATGCAACCGTGCGCCTTGGAGACAGCTATTTTGTACAACGCAAATATAATCAGGCACTGCTGGCCTATAAAGATGCCACTAAAATTCCTGTAGAGGAAAATGATTATGCGATCTTCCAACAAGGTTTCACTGCTGGCGTTTTACATAATTATAAACAAAAAATAGATGTGCTGATTCCCCTCACTACCAGGGAATCGTCGCTCCTGGCCGATGATGCGCTTTTTGAAACAGGACAGGCATATATTCAATTAAACAAACCTGCACAAGGTATTGCGCAATTCGAGAAGTTAATTCGCGAGTATCCCAGAAGTAACTATATGAAAAAAAGTCACTTGCAGGCGGGGTTAATGTATTTCAATATGGGTGATAACGAAAAAGCTGCAGATCATTTTAAATATCTTATAGAGCACCATAAGGGCAGTGATGAATATGGTGAAGCTTTGGTTGCACTTAAAAATATTTACCTCGATCAGAATAAAGTTGATGAATATTTCAGCTATGCCAAAAAGCTCAATATTAATATATCATCGAATGAACAGGATTCCCTGTTATACCTATCTGCTGAAAAGGCATATCTAAATGGTGAGGCAGAACATAGTCGTGAATTGTTTAATGAGTATTTAACCCGTTTTGCCGATGGTCAATTTACGCTTAAGGCACATTTTTATCTGGCGCAAAGTCTTTTTAATGATGAAAATCTCGATAAGGCCATACCGCATTACAAATATGTAATAAAACAACCGCTGAACAGCTTTACAGAAACGGCCCTGTATAATTTGGCTACCATTTACAGAGATAAATCAAATGCAAGCAAAGCCTGGGAATATTATAGCAGACTTGAGCCCATAGCCTCAAACAAACGAATGCTTATGGAATCGAGGGTCGGGCAAATGCGCGCAGCCATAAAACTAGAGGATTATAAAAAAGTAGAAAAGGCAGCATCACAAATATTAATAACCGAGAAACTACCCGAAGAAATTGCCAGAGAAGCTCGTTTTAATAAAGCTCGTGCCCTGGAGAAACTGGGCAGAAATACTGAAGCGTTGGTACAATACAGGTTGGTGGCTCAAAATCTTCAAACACCTCAGGGGGCAGAGTCGAAGTATGCTGTAGCAAGACTTGAATATGAGGCTGGTAAAACGGCATTAGCCGAAAATGAAATCCAGAATTTTATAAAAAACGGCACCCCGCATCAATACTGGTTGGGTAAATCATTCCTGCTCTTAGCACGTATTTATCAGGAATCAGGAAAGGCTTTTCAGGCTAAGGCTTATTTGCAAAGCATTATCGATAATTATGCTATTAAAGATGATGGGATTATAAAAGAGGCAGAGGAGCGGCTTGCCGAAATAACCACATCAGAAGATGTGAAATTCGAAACCGGAAAGGATGCAGATCTTGAGCTGGAATTTGATCGGAATTCTAAAGTGGACACGACCCAATTGAAATAA